One Hordeum vulgare subsp. vulgare chromosome 4H, MorexV3_pseudomolecules_assembly, whole genome shotgun sequence DNA window includes the following coding sequences:
- the LOC123451051 gene encoding mitogen-activated protein kinase kinase 9-like yields MAMIREKRLPQLHLALPVPSRAAAQDLAVIARRTNPAATKASTPSALSSQFRLADFDKLAVLGRGNGGTVYKARHRETCALYALKVQHYGDPAAAAEADVLSRTASPFVVRCHSVLPADASGDVALLLELVDGGSLDSIRSRRGAFAEAALAEVAAQALSGLAYLHARRIVHLDIKPANLLVSTAGDVKVADFGIAKVLARAGDQCTSYAGTSAYMSPERFDPEAHGGHYDPYAADVWSLGVTLLELFMGRYPLLPAGQQPTWPALMCAVCFGEPPVLPDGAASPELRGFIAACLQKDYRSRASVAELLAHPFVAGREVAASKRALRKLVADASSSL; encoded by the coding sequence ATGGCTATGATACGTGAGAAGAGGCTGCCGCAGCTGCACCTCGCGCTGCCCGTCCCGTCCCGCGCCGCCGCCCAGGACCTCGCTGTCATCGCCCGGCGCACCAACCCGGCGGCCACCAAGGCCTCGACTCCGTCGGCGCTGTCCAGCCAGTTCCGCCTCGCCGACTTCGACAAGCTCGCCGTCCTGGGCCGCGGGAACGGCGGCACCGTCTACAAGGCCCGCCACCGGGAGACGTGCGCGCTCTACGCGCTCAAGGTGCAGCACTACGGCGACCCCGCCGCGGCCGCCGAGGCCGACGTCCTCAGCCGCACCGCCTCGCCCTTCGTCGTCCGCTGCCACTCCGTCCTCCCCGCGGACGCCTCCGGCGACGTCGCGCTGCTCCTCGAGCTGGTCGACGGCGGGTCGCTCGACTCGATCAGGAGCCGCCGCGGCGCGTTCGCGGAAGCCGCCCTCGCGGAGGTGGCCGCGCAGGCGCTGTCCGGGCTGGCGTACCTCCACGCACGCCGCATCGTGCACCTCGACATCAAGCCGGCCAACCTCCTCGTGAGCACGGCCGGGGATGTCAAGGTCGCCGACTTCGGCATCGCCAAGGTGCTCGCCCGCGCCGGCGACCAGTGCACGTCCTACGCCGGCACCTCCGCGTACATGAGCCCCGAGCGCTTCGACCCGGAGGCGCACGGCGGGCACTACGACCCGTACGCCGCCGACGTGTGGAGCCTGGGCGTCACGCTCCTTGAGCTCTTCATGGGCAGGTACCCGCTCCTGCCCGCCGGGCAGCAGCCGACCTGGCCCGCTCTCATGTGCGCcgtctgcttcggtgagccgccaGTGCTGCCCGACGGCGCGGCCTCGCCGGAGCTCCGGGGATTCATCGCCGCGTGCCTGCAAAAGGACTACCGCAGCAGGGCGTCCGTCGCGGAGCTGCTTGCTCACCCATTCgtcgccgggagggaggtggcagCTTCGAAACGCGCGCTCCGGAAGCTGGTCGCCGACGCCTCGTCTTCGTTGTAG